The Candidatus Hydrothermales bacterium genome includes a region encoding these proteins:
- a CDS encoding rod shape-determining protein, translating into MLKFFEFFLGNEIAIDLGTATTLIYLKEKGIVLDEPSVVAVERESGKVIAVGNEAKKMLGKTPGEIVAKRPMKDGVIADFALVQEMLHYFITKVTKKSLFVHPKILICVPSGITDVEIRAVRDSAIQAGAREVYLVSEPIAAAVGIGLPISEPVGNMVIDIGGGTTEIAVIALNGIVSSVSIRVAGDELDEAIIEYIKRKYNVLIGDQTAERIKIEIGNCLPIGDEREMEVRGRDLVRGVPRTIKITSQEVREALREPLAQIIDSTKKALDKTPPELSSDIIDRGIYLTGGGALLRNLDVLIQEATGLPVRVADDPRTCVVRGAGKILDNFEMYEKVLLKERKKIFE; encoded by the coding sequence ATTTTAAAATTTTTTGAATTCTTTCTTGGTAATGAGATTGCGATAGATTTAGGAACGGCGACGACTTTGATTTATCTAAAAGAAAAGGGAATTGTACTTGATGAACCCTCAGTAGTTGCTGTAGAAAGAGAGTCTGGAAAGGTTATAGCAGTGGGAAACGAGGCTAAGAAAATGTTAGGTAAAACTCCAGGTGAGATTGTGGCAAAGAGGCCAATGAAAGACGGTGTTATAGCTGATTTTGCTCTAGTTCAAGAAATGCTTCACTATTTCATTACAAAAGTAACTAAAAAGTCCTTATTTGTACATCCAAAAATTTTAATATGTGTTCCCTCAGGAATAACAGATGTAGAAATTAGAGCCGTAAGGGATTCAGCAATTCAGGCAGGAGCAAGAGAAGTCTATCTTGTTTCAGAGCCTATAGCTGCAGCAGTTGGAATAGGTCTTCCTATTTCAGAACCCGTTGGAAACATGGTAATAGATATCGGCGGTGGAACTACTGAAATTGCAGTGATTGCACTAAACGGAATTGTTTCAAGTGTCTCTATACGTGTTGCTGGTGATGAGTTAGATGAAGCAATTATAGAGTATATTAAAAGGAAGTATAACGTTTTAATAGGGGATCAGACTGCTGAAAGGATTAAGATTGAAATTGGGAACTGTTTGCCAATTGGGGATGAAAGGGAGATGGAAGTTAGAGGAAGGGATTTAGTAAGGGGTGTTCCCAGAACAATTAAGATAACTTCACAGGAAGTGAGGGAAGCTCTAAGAGAACCTCTTGCTCAGATAATAGACTCTACAAAGAAGGCTCTTGATAAGACACCTCCAGAACTTTCCTCAGATATTATAGATAGAGGTATCTATTTGACAGGAGGTGGAGCTTTACTTAGAAATTTGGATGTTTTGATTCAGGAAGCTACAGGTCTTCCTGTGAGAGTTGCTGATGATCCAAGGACTTGTGTAGTAAGAGGAGCTGGAAAAATACTTGATAACTTTGAAATGTATGAGAAGGTTCTTTTAAAAGAAAGAAAAAAAATATTTGAGTAA
- a CDS encoding penicillin-binding transpeptidase domain-containing protein: MEENFGIKILKSFLILSVLLFFLKIFDYQVIKGEFFEKKAIEFKSKKIRIPSKRGKILDRNGLEVAYWRTGFRLLKGDSLYKEDVQMEEVVKYLEDPDSSKIFNVYALLYRYYPHENIFAQTIGYTGLPDKIEVKRGIDPLLRIGKTGLEKFYDDILRGTDGFKFLLMDVKGKIYNRETRPPLEPIDGKDITVNLDMELGKYIDSIFKPYGRGACVVMESQTGEVLALYSKPSYNLNYLTGKTEKEELAKVVNDSSNPLLNRCIQGLYPPGSIFKVITALIALEENLIDTNKVIYCEGFYKFGNRVFKDWKEEGHGYVNFYKAIEVSCDVYFYELSKRIGLKRFLDYLEKLSIFEKTGIDLYEEKRGFRPNLEFYTRKYGKYGFGEGNVLNLGIGQGEILMTPLQLALLFSLIACEGKTKTPHLLKDLKVQEIELPFKKENIRTLKRALLRVVHGENGTGRLSYVAGLKIGGKTGTAQNPFGEDHAQFACFFPFDNPRFTVYVIVENAGKGGEIAAPIAGRLVSWLNERYIKGSK; the protein is encoded by the coding sequence ATGGAGGAGAATTTTGGAATTAAAATTTTAAAATCCTTTTTAATTCTTTCAGTTCTTTTGTTCTTTCTAAAAATTTTTGATTATCAAGTTATAAAAGGAGAATTTTTTGAAAAAAAGGCTATTGAGTTTAAGTCTAAAAAGATAAGGATACCTTCTAAGAGAGGAAAAATTTTAGATAGAAATGGATTAGAAGTAGCGTATTGGCGCACAGGTTTCAGATTATTAAAAGGCGACTCCTTATATAAAGAGGATGTTCAAATGGAGGAAGTCGTTAAGTATTTAGAAGATCCAGACTCTTCAAAGATTTTTAATGTCTACGCTTTATTATATAGGTATTATCCCCACGAGAATATTTTTGCTCAAACTATTGGCTACACAGGTCTCCCTGATAAGATAGAGGTTAAAAGAGGGATTGATCCACTTTTAAGAATAGGGAAAACTGGTTTAGAAAAATTTTATGATGATATTTTAAGAGGTACTGATGGTTTTAAATTTCTTTTGATGGATGTAAAGGGGAAAATTTATAACAGAGAAACAAGACCCCCACTTGAGCCAATTGACGGTAAAGATATAACTGTTAACCTTGATATGGAACTTGGAAAATATATAGATTCTATTTTTAAACCTTACGGTAGAGGTGCTTGTGTTGTAATGGAGTCTCAGACAGGTGAAGTTTTAGCGTTATATTCAAAACCCTCTTATAATCTAAATTATCTTACGGGAAAAACTGAAAAAGAAGAGCTAGCTAAGGTGGTGAATGATTCTTCTAATCCACTTTTAAATAGATGTATTCAAGGTTTATACCCACCCGGTAGTATCTTTAAAGTTATCACGGCTTTAATAGCTTTAGAAGAGAATTTAATAGATACAAATAAGGTTATATACTGTGAGGGATTCTATAAGTTTGGAAACAGAGTTTTTAAAGATTGGAAAGAGGAGGGTCATGGTTATGTAAATTTTTATAAAGCTATAGAAGTTTCCTGTGATGTTTATTTTTATGAACTTTCAAAAAGGATTGGCTTAAAGAGATTTTTAGATTACCTGGAGAAGTTAAGTATTTTTGAAAAAACGGGAATTGATCTATATGAGGAAAAAAGGGGATTTAGACCAAATCTTGAGTTTTACACAAGGAAATATGGAAAGTATGGGTTTGGTGAGGGAAATGTTTTAAATCTTGGAATTGGTCAAGGAGAGATTCTTATGACTCCCTTGCAGTTAGCACTCTTATTTTCTTTGATTGCATGTGAGGGTAAAACAAAAACTCCTCATCTTTTGAAGGATTTAAAGGTGCAGGAGATCGAATTGCCCTTTAAAAAGGAAAATATAAGAACTTTAAAAAGGGCTCTTTTAAGAGTAGTTCATGGAGAAAATGGGACAGGTAGGTTAAGTTATGTTGCAGGTTTAAAAATCGGTGGAAAAACAGGAACAGCTCAAAATCCATTTGGTGAGGATCATGCTCAGTTTGCCTGTTTTTTCCCTTTTGATAATCCCAGGTTTACAGTTTATGTAATTGTGGAGAATGCAGGTAAAGGTGGTGAGATAGCCGCTCCGATAGCTGGAAGGCTTGTTAGTTGGCTCAATGAAAGATATATTAAGGGTTCAAAATAG
- a CDS encoding GDP-mannose 4,6-dehydratase, translating into MGLYLVTGGAGFIGSNFIRYLINEEKNSKFIVYDSLTYSGLPFNLSPFLKEDNIVVVLFGKDYFKFERSKIKSYKKIYSKKELEDLIKKFISKEDRLLLIVASITNLEPLKVVMTFIDNLFHFAAETHVDRSIMYPHRFVFTDVVGTYFLLYAFKEINGQRGKFIHISTDEIYGEIIEGKAKEDSPLYPSSPYSASKAGADRLVYSFYKTYGLPVIIVRPSNVFGERQFPEKFIPLSIMKVLMKEKIPIYGDGKQIRSWIYQEDAVRGIYLIFKKGKIGEEYNLPGNTELENIKVAEIICDLAGVEKEKFIEFLKDRPAHDRRYSLDGTKLFSLGFKYSWNFNDAIKKTFEFYKQNFRFYKKLLKEKKVKKFMDVWYSKLKGVDEV; encoded by the coding sequence ATGGGACTATACCTTGTAACAGGTGGAGCTGGATTTATCGGTTCAAACTTTATAAGATATCTTATAAATGAAGAAAAAAACTCAAAATTCATCGTATACGACTCCCTCACATACTCAGGCTTACCCTTTAACTTATCTCCTTTTCTAAAAGAGGATAACATTGTTGTGGTGTTGTTCGGAAAAGACTATTTTAAATTTGAAAGATCTAAAATAAAAAGTTATAAAAAGATTTATAGTAAAAAAGAACTAGAAGATCTAATAAAAAAGTTTATATCAAAAGAAGATAGATTACTTTTGATTGTAGCATCAATTACTAACTTAGAACCACTAAAAGTGGTTATGACTTTCATAGACAATTTATTTCATTTTGCCGCCGAAACCCACGTAGATAGGTCAATCATGTACCCTCATAGATTTGTGTTCACAGATGTAGTAGGTACATACTTTTTGCTTTATGCCTTTAAAGAAATAAATGGACAAAGAGGAAAATTTATACATATTTCAACTGACGAGATATACGGTGAAATCATAGAGGGAAAAGCTAAGGAAGATTCACCCCTTTATCCATCAAGTCCCTATTCCGCTTCAAAGGCTGGCGCTGACAGGTTAGTCTACTCATTTTATAAAACTTACGGTCTCCCAGTGATAATTGTAAGACCTTCAAACGTCTTTGGAGAAAGACAATTTCCCGAAAAATTTATTCCCCTTTCTATTATGAAAGTTTTGATGAAAGAAAAGATTCCTATATACGGCGACGGAAAACAAATAAGAAGCTGGATTTATCAAGAGGATGCTGTGAGAGGAATTTATTTAATCTTTAAAAAAGGAAAAATAGGAGAGGAATACAACTTGCCAGGAAATACTGAGTTAGAAAACATAAAAGTTGCAGAAATTATATGTGATCTTGCTGGAGTCGAAAAAGAAAAATTTATTGAATTTTTAAAGGATAGACCTGCTCACGACAGAAGATACTCACTCGATGGAACTAAACTGTTCTCCTTAGGTTTTAAATATAGCTGGAACTTTAATGACGCAATCAAAAAAACCTTTGAATTTTATAAGCAAAATTTTAGATTTTACAAAAAACTTCTAAAAGAAAAAAAGGTTAAAAAATTTATGGATGTTTGGTACAGTAAATTAAAGGGGGTAGATGAGGTATAA
- a CDS encoding DUF4384 domain-containing protein: MKKLIFLTIVSFALLQARMVELWVEGGHKSVYTAGEKIKVNLISKVDGYLYLFNIDPSGKSKLIFPVGKPVYIKAGVHYVLPDDFYDDVEWFPSYEQGIEYIYAVVVPYPIYDIPDECFEPLPPHSFIYYDYDDVDFVLVFKFRPPFWFPKIYFGAWTCYYVIPRYYIYHPAPWFCYDCHYPRIFFYFYFDFCPIYEIRVYEYRYVYIPRYVKSIPERYRVRTRWEFSKEITRERKIRLQEIEKNVRLRVKEAGLVEGKEVREIIKIREKLQLPEIEDIKEVRNFEREVKTIRKIETEPSEKRRISEVKRERLKFEKERPQEKTFEDTEKIRDFERESSEKRRVPIMEEERLKFEERTFEEKRELNRSYRENSEYERQRKIEKQRPIKIPGSIEKINLKGRGVIPENRIENRRSRK, translated from the coding sequence ATGAAAAAATTAATCTTTTTAACCATAGTATCCTTTGCCTTACTTCAGGCAAGAATGGTGGAACTCTGGGTTGAAGGGGGTCATAAGTCAGTCTATACAGCAGGTGAAAAGATAAAAGTTAATCTTATTTCTAAGGTCGATGGCTACCTTTACTTATTTAACATTGATCCCTCAGGAAAGTCAAAATTGATCTTCCCTGTAGGAAAACCAGTATATATAAAAGCTGGAGTTCACTACGTTTTGCCTGACGATTTTTACGATGATGTAGAGTGGTTCCCTTCTTACGAACAAGGTATCGAATACATTTACGCAGTAGTTGTACCTTATCCTATATATGATATTCCAGATGAATGCTTTGAACCTTTACCTCCCCATTCCTTTATTTATTACGACTACGATGATGTAGATTTTGTCTTAGTTTTCAAATTCAGGCCACCTTTTTGGTTTCCCAAAATTTATTTTGGTGCTTGGACGTGCTACTACGTTATTCCCAGGTATTACATCTATCATCCAGCACCCTGGTTTTGTTATGACTGCCACTACCCGCGCATCTTCTTCTACTTTTACTTTGACTTCTGTCCTATATACGAAATTAGAGTCTATGAATATAGGTATGTTTATATTCCTCGTTATGTAAAATCTATTCCAGAAAGATACAGAGTAAGGACAAGATGGGAATTTTCTAAAGAAATTACACGTGAAAGAAAAATTCGCTTGCAAGAAATTGAAAAGAATGTGAGATTAAGAGTAAAAGAAGCAGGACTTGTTGAAGGTAAAGAAGTTAGAGAAATAATTAAGATCAGAGAAAAATTACAACTTCCGGAAATAGAAGATATAAAAGAAGTGAGAAACTTTGAAAGAGAAGTTAAAACCATACGAAAAATAGAAACTGAACCTTCCGAAAAAAGAAGAATCTCTGAGGTGAAAAGAGAAAGGTTAAAATTTGAAAAAGAAAGGCCTCAGGAAAAAACTTTTGAGGATACAGAAAAAATAAGGGATTTTGAAAGAGAATCCTCTGAAAAAAGAAGAGTCCCCATAATGGAAGAGGAAAGGTTAAAATTTGAAGAAAGAACTTTTGAGGAAAAAAGAGAACTGAATAGATCTTATAGAGAAAATTCTGAATATGAAAGGCAAAGGAAAATTGAAAAGCAGAGACCCATTAAAATTCCTGGCTCTATAGAGAAGATTAATTTGAAAGGCAGGGGAGTAATACCAGAAAATAGAATTGAAAATAGAAGGTCAAGAAAATGA
- a CDS encoding VTT domain-containing protein gives MLKKIFTFFIVILFIIFVVSLLILLYPYNKARVIEIVNRVGVWGPLLLVFFHSFQVIVAPLPGHVFPFLIGFFYGFIPGIFLAILGNFLGSSLGFLLGRMGGKKFLKLKKFEKLEKYKEKIKSKSFLWLSILFLLPLPGIPKDLLCYFAGFIGVRIKDFILALLLGRLPAEIFWVLTGAGVYSFLTPPS, from the coding sequence ATGTTAAAAAAAATTTTTACTTTTTTTATAGTTATACTATTTATAATTTTTGTAGTTTCACTTTTAATTTTGTTATATCCTTACAATAAGGCGAGGGTAATAGAGATAGTAAATCGAGTTGGGGTTTGGGGTCCCCTGCTACTGGTTTTTTTTCATTCTTTTCAAGTAATAGTTGCACCTTTACCTGGCCACGTATTTCCCTTTCTTATAGGTTTTTTTTATGGTTTTATACCTGGAATTTTTCTTGCAATTCTTGGGAACTTTTTAGGATCATCCTTAGGATTTCTTCTCGGTAGAATGGGAGGAAAAAAATTTTTAAAATTAAAAAAATTTGAAAAATTAGAGAAGTATAAAGAAAAAATAAAATCAAAGAGTTTTCTTTGGCTTTCAATACTTTTTCTACTTCCTTTACCTGGTATACCAAAAGACCTTTTATGTTATTTCGCCGGATTTATTGGAGTAAGGATAAAAGATTTTATTTTGGCTTTACTTCTTGGTAGACTTCCAGCTGAGATTTTTTGGGTTTTAACAGGAGCTGGGGTTTATAGTTTTCTTACTCCCCCCTCCTGA
- a CDS encoding fibronectin type III domain-containing protein: MGRTKKIAIMIILSLSLGCIINEYHTPYKDNIPPAPPRGVYSVTGNKRVYLYWLPNTERDLAGYIVWRGFSYEGPYNKIEILPPNITNFIDYNVQNGITYYYAVSAYDTAGNESDLSPEKVFDTPRPDGEDVVFSYLINPNFSGFDFEHQIVCPYISPNCDFYFKYDTSTHIGYIIVPDTLTFVQDMGYAENFDEISYAPLEGWSKLGILEAIEGHIYVFWTKHNHFAKIRILKILNNSMYFEWAYQLDEGNPELSKPSKGFKSPKTE, from the coding sequence ATGGGAAGGACTAAAAAAATAGCAATAATGATAATACTCTCTCTATCCTTAGGATGTATAATCAACGAATATCATACTCCATATAAGGATAACATACCTCCAGCTCCACCAAGAGGAGTATACTCTGTAACAGGCAACAAAAGAGTGTACCTTTATTGGCTCCCAAATACTGAAAGAGATCTTGCCGGGTATATTGTCTGGAGAGGTTTCTCCTATGAAGGACCTTATAATAAAATTGAAATCTTACCACCAAATATAACAAATTTTATAGATTATAACGTCCAAAACGGAATAACATATTACTACGCTGTATCAGCCTATGATACAGCAGGTAACGAATCTGATCTTTCACCTGAAAAAGTATTTGATACACCAAGACCTGACGGTGAAGATGTTGTTTTTAGCTATCTTATAAATCCAAATTTCTCAGGTTTCGATTTTGAACATCAAATAGTATGTCCCTATATTTCACCAAACTGTGATTTTTACTTTAAATACGATACCTCTACTCACATAGGATATATAATAGTGCCTGATACACTTACATTTGTTCAAGATATGGGTTATGCTGAAAATTTTGATGAGATAAGTTATGCACCTTTAGAGGGTTGGTCTAAACTCGGCATTTTAGAGGCAATTGAAGGACACATCTATGTTTTTTGGACTAAACATAATCATTTTGCAAAAATAAGAATTTTAAAAATTTTAAATAATAGTATGTACTTTGAATGGGCCTATCAATTAGATGAGGGAAACCCTGAACTTTCTAAACCTTCAAAGGGGTTTAAATCCCCTAAAACAGAATAA
- a CDS encoding rod shape-determining protein MreC encodes MSKLLYFFLLIFFSLLTFSKKVRGFIDEKIESYVYYPYFFAYNEIHSFFYIRSKKLEGLKFKLKKEEVPLFVSFPVYYDEFPYPKILILKGEGKKGDVVVTENALVGKVIEVKKNFLKVKTVFNEEFKCSLISKYNLLSIYQGTGGRFGIVNFYPTWGEIKKGDTLYTSGITENFPKGIPAFIVDSIIKKRSDIFFELYVSPLWKPEKYCLYYVVPPSR; translated from the coding sequence TTGAGTAAATTACTTTATTTTTTTCTTTTAATTTTTTTTTCGCTTTTAACATTCAGTAAGAAGGTTAGAGGATTTATTGATGAGAAAATTGAAAGTTATGTTTATTATCCTTATTTTTTTGCTTATAATGAAATACATTCTTTTTTTTATATAAGGAGTAAAAAGCTTGAAGGTTTAAAGTTTAAACTGAAAAAGGAGGAGGTTCCTCTCTTTGTTAGTTTTCCTGTATATTATGATGAATTTCCTTATCCAAAAATTCTAATTTTAAAAGGAGAAGGAAAAAAGGGAGATGTAGTTGTAACTGAAAATGCACTGGTTGGTAAAGTTATAGAGGTTAAAAAGAACTTTTTAAAGGTTAAAACTGTTTTTAATGAGGAATTTAAGTGTTCTTTAATTTCAAAGTATAATCTTTTATCTATTTATCAAGGAACCGGTGGAAGATTTGGAATTGTTAATTTTTATCCCACTTGGGGTGAAATAAAAAAGGGTGATACTTTATATACAAGTGGCATAACTGAAAATTTTCCTAAGGGTATCCCTGCCTTTATAGTAGACAGTATAATAAAAAAAAGAAGCGATATCTTTTTTGAGTTATACGTTTCTCCTTTGTGGAAACCAGAGAAGTATTGTTTATATTATGTTGTCCCACCTTCACGATGA
- a CDS encoding bacteriohemerythrin produces MSFIKWDEKFAIGIREIDEQHKKFFEILNELHSAMWQGKGKEIIDKVLNELKNYSEYHFNTEENFMNRYNYQEFQKHKDEHEFFKTKIKEVLDKHEKRLLGISIEVLYFMKNWLTNHILNTDKKLSTLLQKSDQ; encoded by the coding sequence ATGAGCTTTATAAAGTGGGATGAAAAATTCGCTATAGGCATAAGGGAAATTGATGAACAGCATAAGAAATTTTTTGAGATTCTCAATGAACTACATAGCGCAATGTGGCAAGGAAAAGGCAAAGAAATCATTGATAAGGTTTTAAATGAACTTAAAAACTACTCGGAATATCATTTTAACACCGAAGAAAATTTCATGAATAGATATAACTATCAAGAATTTCAGAAACATAAAGATGAACACGAATTTTTCAAAACTAAAATTAAAGAAGTATTAGATAAACATGAAAAAAGGCTTCTTGGAATTAGCATTGAGGTTTTGTACTTTATGAAAAATTGGCTAACAAATCATATACTTAACACAGATAAAAAGCTATCTACTTTGTTACAAAAATCGGATCAATAA
- a CDS encoding ABC transporter ATP-binding protein — MFGGYRGSPIIRGLSFSLNERSILAIFGKNGSGKTTLLRTISGILKPLSGEVLIDGENIFKMDALSRSKKISYLPQFYESEVPFTVYEMVELGLYPYRNVKEDRINSVLNLFDLYKIRNKKFTEISGGQKQKVLLARSLIKDPEVFILDEPNLHLDFENTLYIFETIVNKVKRENKILIFVLHDLNIILRFCDYLLLMKEGSNSLFIEKHKIFETPELLKDFIDVDFELLNFKGRNYFFIK; from the coding sequence TTGTTTGGCGGTTATAGAGGGTCCCCTATAATAAGGGGGCTCTCTTTTTCTCTAAATGAAAGATCAATCTTAGCTATATTTGGGAAAAACGGTTCTGGTAAAACAACTCTTCTTAGAACTATTTCGGGAATACTCAAACCTCTAAGTGGTGAGGTGCTTATTGACGGTGAAAATATATTTAAAATGGATGCATTGTCAAGATCAAAAAAAATTTCCTATCTTCCACAATTTTACGAATCTGAGGTTCCCTTTACAGTCTACGAGATGGTTGAACTTGGTTTATACCCCTATAGAAACGTTAAAGAAGATAGGATAAATTCAGTTTTAAATCTATTTGATCTTTATAAAATTAGGAATAAAAAATTTACTGAAATTTCAGGGGGTCAAAAACAAAAGGTTTTATTGGCACGCTCCTTAATTAAGGATCCAGAGGTTTTTATTCTTGATGAGCCTAATTTACACCTTGATTTTGAAAATACCCTATATATTTTTGAAACAATCGTAAATAAAGTTAAAAGGGAAAACAAAATTTTAATCTTTGTTCTTCACGATTTAAATATCATATTAAGGTTTTGTGACTACCTCCTTTTAATGAAAGAAGGTAGCAATTCTCTTTTCATAGAAAAGCATAAAATTTTTGAAACGCCTGAACTCCTAAAAGATTTCATAGATGTAGATTTTGAGCTTCTTAACTTTAAAGGAAGAAATTATTTTTTTATAAAATAA
- the rpmC gene encoding 50S ribosomal protein L29, translating to MVKASELRELDQDELLRILKELNEKLFELRTKKVLGSLEKPTDIRKVKRDIARVKTVLREKFGKNY from the coding sequence ATGGTGAAGGCATCTGAACTAAGAGAACTTGATCAGGATGAACTTTTAAGAATTCTAAAAGAATTAAATGAAAAATTATTTGAGCTAAGAACTAAGAAAGTTTTAGGTAGTCTTGAGAAACCTACTGATATTAGAAAAGTTAAGAGGGATATTGCGAGAGTCAAAACAGTTCTAAGAGAAAAATTTGGAAAGAATTATTAG
- the rodA gene encoding rod shape-determining protein RodA, which yields MKDILRVQNRILIIYLLISFLGILNIFSVSRSFGSYLFIRHLIYFGIGFFLLIIFSRISIPRWREFYYLFFLAGTFLLLLVLIKEEGIKRWLYIGNFSFQVSDAVKPLFIYFYSMNCSFIKNGNYFKSFKTFTLYLIPFFLILFEPDLGSALFYLFLFGVYVLVLNFTLGVKLFFIFSFLSMIFSFNFISFFVFSVVSFLLVFLIKSFKASDRILLSLAILMPGLTVPFIYNNVLKEYQRKRLKYFLNPADDPKGAGWQVLQGQLAIGSGGVFGKGFLKGSHKSLAFLPQAYSDFAFASFAEEFGFLGSLFLILLYFFLLISLLNLSKEKEGFETFFILGTFSSIFYAFFVNIGGVLGLLPITGIPLTFFSYGGTNFIINSILLGVSLSFTRKSY from the coding sequence ATGAAAGATATATTAAGGGTTCAAAATAGAATCTTAATAATTTATTTACTTATTTCTTTTTTAGGTATATTAAATATTTTTTCAGTCTCACGTTCTTTTGGAAGTTATCTTTTTATAAGGCATCTAATTTATTTTGGAATTGGATTTTTTTTATTGATTATTTTTAGCAGAATAAGTATACCGAGGTGGAGAGAGTTTTATTATCTATTTTTTTTAGCTGGTACTTTTTTACTTCTTCTTGTTCTTATTAAGGAGGAAGGTATTAAAAGGTGGCTTTACATAGGAAATTTTTCCTTTCAGGTTTCTGATGCAGTTAAGCCCCTTTTTATTTATTTTTATTCTATGAACTGTTCATTTATAAAAAATGGTAATTATTTTAAGTCGTTTAAAACTTTTACTCTTTACTTAATTCCCTTTTTTCTGATTTTATTTGAGCCTGATCTTGGTTCTGCCCTTTTTTATCTTTTTCTTTTTGGAGTATATGTTCTTGTTTTGAATTTTACTCTTGGAGTTAAACTCTTTTTTATATTTTCTTTTCTATCAATGATTTTTTCTTTTAATTTTATTAGTTTCTTTGTTTTTTCTGTTGTGTCGTTTTTATTAGTTTTTTTAATTAAAAGTTTTAAAGCTTCTGATAGGATTTTACTTTCTCTTGCAATTTTGATGCCGGGTTTAACTGTTCCATTTATATACAACAATGTTTTAAAGGAGTATCAGAGAAAGAGGCTCAAGTATTTTTTAAATCCGGCGGACGATCCAAAGGGTGCAGGTTGGCAGGTTTTGCAGGGTCAACTTGCTATTGGTTCAGGTGGTGTTTTTGGTAAAGGTTTTTTAAAGGGTTCTCATAAGTCCCTTGCTTTTTTACCGCAGGCTTATTCTGATTTTGCCTTTGCTTCCTTTGCTGAGGAGTTTGGTTTCTTGGGTTCCCTCTTTTTGATTTTACTTTACTTTTTTTTACTTATTTCACTTTTAAATTTGAGTAAAGAGAAAGAGGGTTTTGAAACTTTCTTTATTCTTGGGACTTTTTCCTCTATTTTTTACGCCTTTTTTGTAAATATTGGAGGTGTGTTAGGTCTTTTACCAATAACAGGTATCCCTCTTACATTTTTCTCTTATGGTGGAACTAATTTTATCATAAACAGTATTCTTCTTGGAGTTTCGCTTTCTTTTACAAGGAAGTCTTATTAA
- a CDS encoding TIGR01212 family radical SAM protein (This family includes YhcC from E. coli K-12, an uncharacterized radical SAM protein.) has translation MRYNKFSQHLKEIFKEKVWKISVDAGFKCPPQAKCIYCYNPSFVPETARRFIPLKDQIIKGIEILRERKKVNKFIVYFQAYTNTYGDVNYMRKVYYEALNTHPDIVGISIGTRCDCLPDDVLDLLSELNEITYLWVELGLQSANEKSMILTKRGHDLKCFEESVLKLKERKIRIMAHVIIGLPGDTYKDYINTAHFLNKLKINGVKIHPLHVVKYTELEREFIEGRYRPLELEEYVNIVCDFIERLDKNILIARLTGEAPEDLLIAPLWCKNKLKLINDIEKELERRDSYQGKFVSKD, from the coding sequence ATGAGGTATAATAAATTTTCTCAGCACCTTAAGGAAATCTTTAAAGAAAAAGTTTGGAAAATTTCGGTAGACGCAGGATTTAAGTGTCCACCCCAAGCTAAATGTATATATTGCTATAATCCTTCCTTTGTTCCTGAAACTGCAAGAAGATTCATTCCTTTAAAAGATCAGATAATTAAAGGGATAGAAATATTAAGAGAAAGAAAAAAAGTAAACAAATTTATCGTTTATTTTCAAGCTTATACAAACACTTATGGAGATGTTAATTATATGCGAAAAGTATACTATGAAGCTTTGAATACTCACCCTGATATAGTAGGAATATCAATAGGAACCCGCTGTGATTGTCTTCCTGATGATGTTTTAGATCTTCTCTCTGAGCTAAATGAAATTACCTACCTATGGGTAGAGCTTGGACTTCAATCTGCAAATGAAAAGAGTATGATATTAACAAAAAGAGGTCATGACCTAAAGTGTTTTGAAGAATCGGTCTTAAAACTAAAGGAAAGAAAAATAAGAATAATGGCTCATGTTATAATTGGCCTTCCCGGTGATACATACAAAGACTATATTAATACAGCCCATTTCTTAAATAAGTTAAAAATCAATGGAGTTAAAATTCACCCACTCCATGTTGTTAAATACACAGAACTTGAGAGAGAGTTTATAGAGGGTAGATACAGGCCTCTTGAGTTGGAAGAATATGTGAATATCGTATGTGATTTTATAGAAAGATTAGATAAAAATATTTTAATTGCAAGACTAACAGGCGAAGCTCCTGAGGATTTACTTATTGCACCTTTATGGTGTAAAAATAAACTAAAGTTAATTAATGATATAGAAAAAGAACTTGAAAGGAGAGACAGTTATCAAGGTAAATTCGTCTCAAAAGACTAA